A single genomic interval of candidate division KSB1 bacterium harbors:
- a CDS encoding DUF302 domain-containing protein has translation MKYYFSKTLQTSFDQALHQVTEALKKEGFGVISTINVQQAMKDKLGVDFRPYIILGACNPPYAYKALSLEDKIGVFLPCNVIIQQRDDATVEVAAVDPFASMQAVENSALAEIAGKVRHKLKNVIESLR, from the coding sequence ATGAAATATTATTTTTCCAAGACTCTTCAAACCTCTTTTGATCAAGCGCTTCATCAGGTTACGGAAGCATTAAAAAAAGAGGGTTTTGGGGTCATCAGCACGATAAACGTACAGCAGGCAATGAAAGACAAACTGGGAGTCGACTTTCGGCCCTACATCATTCTCGGCGCCTGTAATCCGCCTTATGCCTACAAGGCGCTCAGCCTGGAAGATAAAATCGGCGTTTTTTTGCCCTGCAACGTCATTATTCAGCAGCGGGATGACGCTACTGTTGAGGTTGCCGCTGTTGATCCCTTTGCCTCGATGCAGGCGGTAGAGAATTCAGCGTTGGCGGAAATAGCCGGCAAGGTTCGGCATAAATTGAAAAACGTTATTGAGAGTCTGCGCTAA